One window of Microtus pennsylvanicus isolate mMicPen1 chromosome X, mMicPen1.hap1, whole genome shotgun sequence genomic DNA carries:
- the Chic1 gene encoding cysteine-rich hydrophobic domain-containing protein 1 isoform X2: MSILLPNMAEFDTISELEEEEEEAATTSSSPSSSSSSSVSGPDEDEEDEEEEEEEEEEEEEEVPPPPRVVSEEHLRRYAPDPVLVRGAGHITVFGLSNKFDTEFPSVLTGKVAPEEFKTSIGRVNSCLKKALPVNVKWLLCGCLCCCCTLGCSLWPVICLNKRECGKTSLKNLINGQGI, encoded by the exons ATGAGCATCCTGCTGCCCAACATGGCGGAGTTCGACACCATCTCGGaactggaggaggaagaagaagaagcagcaacGACGTCGTCGTCgccgtcgtcgtcgtcgtcgtcgtcggtATCTGGGCCCGAtgaggatgaggaagatgaggaggaggaagaagaggaggaagaagaggaggaggaggaggtgccACCCCCGCCTCGGGTAGTGAGCGAGGAGCATCTGCGGAGATATGCCCCAGACCCTGTGTTGGTGCGCGGCGCTGGCCACATCACTGT gttTGGATTAAGCAACAAATTTGATACGGAATTTCCCTCAGTTCTGACAGGGAAG GTGGCTCCAGaagaattcaagaccagcatTGGCCGTGTGAACTCATGTCTGAAAAAGGCTCTCCCAGTCAATGTGAAATGGCTGCTGTGTGGatgtctctgctgctgctgcaccCTGGGGTGCAGCCTGTGGCCTGTTATTTGTCTCAACAAGAGA gaatGTGGGAAGACCTCTTTGAAAAATCTGATTAATGGGCAGGGAATATAG